A stretch of the Aegilops tauschii subsp. strangulata cultivar AL8/78 chromosome 4, Aet v6.0, whole genome shotgun sequence genome encodes the following:
- the LOC120963492 gene encoding uncharacterized protein, with translation MAEEPFTKRHQDESSDKSSNLVDVHVPSEKREYTKTLRGVELHGKETLEIVCTSEPAKADEVISRLWRKLGGMLRRIVGVGVHYTNEDEPPQMAAVLQLCVDDLCLVYHIAAATKWPKRLNELLHHETLFTFAGFSIESDKEKLKLSGLEINPNNFIDIQRKWRVPYTGKEYDSLTDVAASVIHPFYKGMKKNINTQEDYKLWGTSPLPDNLIEYAGVDAYATYKSWSMIDYITDGSEFAKEREDAKFYDHPYCPF, from the exons ATGGCGGAGGAACCGTTCACCAAGCGCCATCAAGACGAGTCGTCGGACAAGAGCAGCAACCTCGTCGACGTTCACGTCCCCAGCGAGAAGCGCGAGTACACCAAAACCCTCAGAGGGGTTGAGCTCCACGGCAAGGAGACGCTGGAGATCGTCTGCACCAGCGAACCAGCCAAGGCCGACGAGGTGATCTCCAGGCTCTGGAGGAAGCTTGGCGGCATGCTTCGTAGGATCGTCGGCGTTGGTGTGCACTACACCAACGAAGATGAACCTCCCCAGATGGCAGCAGTCCTGCAGTTGTGCGTCGACGACCTCTGCTTGGTGTACCACATCGCAGCGGCCACAAAATG GCCCAAGCGCCTGAACGAGTTGCTGCACCATGAGACGTTGTTCACATTTGCCGGTTTCAGCATTGAAAGTGATAAAGAGAAGCTGAAGTTGTCCGGTTTGGAGATCAACCCCAACAATTTCATCGACATTCAGCGCAAGTGGAGAGTTCCATACACCGGAAAAGAGTACGACTCCTTGACTGATGTTGCAGCCAGCGTCATCCATCCATTCTACAAAGGCATGAAGAAGAACATCAACACGCAGGAAGACTACAAACTGTGGGGGACTAGCCCGCTGCCAGACAACCTCATCGAGTACGCAGGAGTAGATGCGTACGCCACGTACAAGTCATGGAGCATGATCGACTACATCACAGATGGTTCGGAATTTGCAAAAGAGCGGGAGGATGCGAAATTCTACGACCACCCCTATTGCCCCTTTTAG
- the LOC141021936 gene encoding uncharacterized protein, protein MVEEPSTKHHHGEPSDKSSNLVDVHVPGEKREYTRTLTGVELHDKEMLEIVCTSEPDKGEEVMSRLRMKGGGFYPSFIRVDVEFTSDDEPPQMAAVLQLCVEELCLVYHIAAATKWPKRLKDFLQEEKLYTFVGFSIGGDKRMLNKSGLEINPNNFIDMQRKWKDPKTSKYYDSLADVTGGVIHPFYSGMKKMDKGEHKLWGTSPLPDNLITYAGIDAYATYKSWKTIDNIVTGWDISKEQEADPYYHCNFAG, encoded by the exons ATGGTGGAGGAACCGTCCACCAAGCATCATCATGGCGAGCCGTCGGACAAGAGCAGCAACCTCGTCGACGTTCACGTCCCCGGCGAGAAGCGCGAGTACACGAGAACCCTCACAGGGGTTGAGCTCCACGACAAAGAGATGCTGGAGATCGTCTGCACCAGCGAACCAGACAAGGGCGAGGAGGTGATGAGCAGGCTCAGGATGAAGGGCGGCGGCTTCTATCCGAGCTTCATCAGAGTTGATGTGGAGTTCACCAGCGATGATGAACCTCCACAGATGGCGGCAGTCCTGCAGTTGTGCGTCGAGGAACTCTGCTTGGTGTACCACATCGCAGCAGCCACAAAATG GCCCAAGCGCCTCAAAGACTTCCTGCAGGAGGAGAAATTGTACACATTTGTCGGTTTCAGCATTGGAGGTGACAAGCGGATGCTGAACAAGTCTGGTTTGGAGATCAACCCCAACAACTTCATTGACATGCAGCGCAAGTGGAAAGATCCAAAGACCAGCAAATACTACGACTCCTTGGCCGATGTTACAGGCGGCGTAATCCACCCATTCTATAGCGGCATGAAGAAGATGGACAAGGGAGAACACAAACTGTGGGGGACCAGCCCGCTGCCAGACAACCTCATCACGTACGCAGGAATAGATGCGTACGCCACGTACAAGTCATGGAAGACAATCGACAACATCGTGACAGGTTGGGATATTTCAAAAGAGCAGGAGGCTGACCCCTACTACCACTGCAACTTCGCGGGATGA
- the LOC109731533 gene encoding protein FAR1-RELATED SEQUENCE 5-like, which produces MALPPKNMPVRRPREEEEEVSPLEPPNIEACVLPRLEMLYETFEEAKNFYNVYAKHAGFAVREGPKFKTRAYLYCTCYGVYESKVSEANRQRNKTTARTNCEAKMRLKKEKDGTFFVKEIVWEHNHRLQLTPKMLVFMHFHKNFDKTILEYVKYLQFKGIEHAQIMSILGGDDPGSYFLEMHAKDLINLKAKNSRMDDVDDVLKTVNFSREMKAINREFFCDMQLDESDRVKNIFWANASCRGAYQDFGDFVTFDTTYKTNKYHMPLGVFVGTNNHLQTTFFGFALIRDEDASSFRWLFKTFLSSIGIYAPPSADHSMSLFSLPDQCPTMALAIPDAFGNTVHKLCRWHIMKKYREHLAYLYYLHEDFKDEFTSILNWPLMPTEFGDAWKGLMDRYNLHDDAMMVAMWNEHEKWISAYFKEILCAKMTSTQRSESMNYVLKKNFVSERQNLHRFVSQVNSCVKTRRQTENQETMGNRKEQNTLTFYGFDTQMAKVYSRAVYSEIRKRLKLSTLFTATETEEPTKYLVRYNNPQKLSAWSQHAFQVVADPVGETYECECRLWDHTGLFCVHVLCMMQTIKAARVPEKYILRRYTKRPNIQPTFNRNDLRTVASNKASQYCIESSLLTLNMRVHRKKA; this is translated from the exons ATGGCGCTGCCTCCCAAGAACATGCCAGTACGCCGCccacgagaggaagaagaagaagtcagTCCACTGGAG CCACCTAACATTGAAGCTTGCGTTCTGCCAAGACTAGAGATGCTCTATGAAACTTTTGAAGAAGCAAAGAATTTCTACAATGTCTATGCGAAGCACGCGGGTTTTGCTGTCAGGGAAGGCCCCAAGTTTAAGACCAGAGCCTACCTTTATTGCACGTGCTATGGAGTCTATGAATCGAAGGTGTCTGAAGCAAATAGACAGCGGAACAAAACGACAGCCAGGACTAACTGCGAGGCTAAAATGAGGCTGAAGAAGGAAAAGGATGGAACATTTTTCGTAAAAGAGATAGTCTGGGAACACAACCACAGGCTACAGCTCACTCCGAAAATGCTTGTCTTCATGCACTTCCACAAAAACTTTGACAAAACAATCTTGGAGTACGTCAAGTACCTGCAGTTCAAAGGCATTGAACACGCGCAAATCATGAGCATACTGGGCGGTGATGACCCTGGTAGCTACTTCCTCGAAATGCATGCCAAAGACCTGATTAACCT GAAAGCAAAGAATTCAAGGATGGATGATGTGGACGATGTCCTAAAGACTGTCAACTTCTCTAGGGAGATGAAAGCTATAAACAGGGAATTCTTCTGTGACATGCAACTCGATGAGTCTGACAGAGTTAAGAACATATTCTGGGCGAATGCAAGCTGCCGAGGGGCCTATCAGGACTTTGGTGACTTCGTAACATTTGACACCACATATAAGACCAACAAGTACCATATGCCACTTGGGGTTTTTGTCGGTACTAACAACCACTTACAGACTACATTCTTTGGTTTCGCCCTGATAAGAGATGAGGATGCATCTTCATTCAGATGGTTGTTCAAGACATTTTTAAG ttctattggtatatatgcaccACCATCTGCTGACCACTCCATGTCTCTTTTCTCATTACCAGACCAGTGCCCGACAATGGCTTTGGCGATCCCAGATGCTTTCGGGAACACAGTACACAAGTTGTGCCGCTGGCACATTATGAAGAAGTACAGGGAACACCTCGCATACCTGTACTACCTGCACGAAGACTTTAAGGATGAATTCACATCAATCCTCAACTGGCCCCTCATGCCAACTGAGTTTGGGGATGCCTGGAAAGGACTCATGGATAGGTACAACCTCCATGATGATGCCATGATGGTGGCCATGTGGAACGAGCATGAGAAATGGATATCAGCCTACTTCAAAGAAATTTTATGCGCCAAAATGACATCCACACAGCGAAGTGAGAGCATGAACTATGTGCTCAAGAAGAACTTTGTAAGTGAGAGACAAAACCTACACCGGTTTGTCAGCCAGGTAAACTCCTGCGTCAAAACCAGGAGGCAGACAGAGAACCAAGAGACAATGGGTAACAGG AAGGAACAAAACACGCTGACCTTCTATGGGTTTGACACCCAGATGGCAAAGGTTTACTCACGAGCTGTGTACAGCGAGATCAGAAAAAGGCTAAAGCTGAGCACACTCTTCACGGCGACAGAGACAGAAGAGCCCACAAAGTACCTCGTGCGCTACAACAACCCACAAAAGCTGTCTGCGTGGTCTCAGCACGCGTTCCAGGTGGTTGCAGACCCCGTGGGAGAAACATATGAGTGCGAGTGCAGGCTATGGGACCACACAG GTCTTTTCTGCGTGCATGTCCTGTGCATGATGCAGACAATTAAGGCTGCCAGAGTTCCAGAGAAATACATCCTCAGGAGATACACCAAACGCCCGAACATCCAGCCAACATTCAACAGAAATGACTTGAGGACAGTAGCGTCAAACAAGGCATCCCAATACTGCATTGAAAGCTCACTGCTGACGCTGAACATGAGGGTGCACAGAAAAAAAGCCTGA